Proteins encoded by one window of Dialister pneumosintes:
- a CDS encoding YebC/PmpR family DNA-binding transcriptional regulator has protein sequence MSGHSKWANIKRTKGKNDAMRAKVTTKISKEITIAARMGGGNPVGNMRLKLALTKARQNNVPKDIIKRAIDKGVGASTGAGFDEVTYEGYGPGGAAIIAECNTDNRNRMAADIRHAFNHNGGSLGATGSVGWMFKRKGTIIIDKEKAEEDNVMLIALEAGAEDVITEGDTFQVITSPEDFLTVSEAIENENIPVEASEVAMIPDTTVNLEGDQAETMSRLIAELEEMDDVQEVYHNAELPEE, from the coding sequence ATGTCAGGACATTCAAAATGGGCAAATATTAAGCGTACAAAAGGTAAAAATGATGCTATGCGAGCAAAAGTAACTACAAAAATTTCAAAAGAAATTACAATAGCAGCTCGTATGGGTGGAGGAAATCCTGTTGGTAATATGCGTTTAAAGTTAGCATTAACTAAAGCAAGGCAAAATAATGTTCCTAAAGATATTATTAAACGTGCTATTGATAAAGGGGTTGGGGCTTCTACCGGTGCCGGGTTTGATGAAGTAACTTATGAAGGGTATGGTCCTGGTGGAGCAGCTATTATTGCAGAATGCAATACAGATAATCGCAACCGTATGGCAGCAGATATTCGTCACGCTTTTAATCACAATGGGGGTTCTTTAGGCGCAACAGGTTCTGTTGGATGGATGTTTAAGCGTAAAGGAACTATTATTATTGACAAAGAAAAAGCGGAAGAAGATAATGTAATGCTAATTGCACTGGAAGCAGGGGCGGAAGATGTAATTACAGAAGGAGATACTTTCCAGGTTATTACTTCTCCTGAAGATTTTTTGACAGTTTCAGAAGCTATTGAAAACGAAAATATTCCTGTTGAAGCATCAGAAGTGGCAATGATTCCTGATACCACTGTAAATTTAGAAGGGGATCAGGCAGAAACAATGAGTCGTCTTATTGCTGAATTAGAAGAAATGGATGATGTACAGGAAGTGTATCATAACGCAGAACTTCCGGAAGAATAA
- the trmD gene encoding tRNA (guanosine(37)-N1)-methyltransferase TrmD — protein sequence MKIDILSLFPDFIESFFNQSIIKRAIESGYVEMEVTDPRTFSKNKHRHVDDTIYGGGAGMLMQCEPLFDAVASVLPTKTEKDRVIFLSPAGQPFTQDKAKQLHRDYNHLVLICGHYEGVDHRVEKYLADELISIGDYVLTGGELGAMVIADAVSRMIPGVLGDSSSATTDSFYEPILEYPQYTKPYDFRGMKVPEVLISGHHANIAKWRRKESLRRTMQERPDLMKKLILSKEDKKMIKEILDEENEA from the coding sequence ATGAAAATAGATATTTTATCTTTATTTCCTGATTTTATAGAGTCTTTTTTTAATCAAAGTATTATTAAGAGGGCGATTGAGTCGGGGTATGTGGAGATGGAAGTTACAGATCCACGCACTTTTTCAAAAAATAAGCATCGTCATGTGGACGATACTATCTATGGCGGTGGTGCAGGCATGCTTATGCAATGTGAGCCTTTGTTTGATGCAGTAGCATCCGTACTTCCCACTAAGACAGAAAAAGACCGAGTTATATTTTTATCTCCGGCAGGACAACCGTTTACACAAGATAAAGCTAAACAACTACATCGTGATTATAACCATTTGGTTCTTATCTGTGGACATTATGAGGGGGTCGACCATCGAGTAGAAAAGTATTTAGCGGATGAATTGATTTCTATTGGGGATTATGTGCTTACCGGTGGGGAGTTGGGGGCAATGGTTATTGCTGATGCAGTTTCAAGAATGATTCCTGGTGTTCTTGGTGATAGCAGTAGTGCTACCACAGATTCTTTTTATGAACCTATATTAGAATATCCTCAATATACAAAGCCGTATGATTTCAGAGGGATGAAGGTTCCTGAAGTTTTGATTTCAGGGCATCATGCGAATATTGCGAAATGGAGAAGGAAAGAGTCTTTACGTAGAACGATGCAAGAAAGACCGGATCTTATGAAAAAACTGATTTTATCTAAAGAAGATAAAAAAATGATAAAAGAAATTCTTGATGAAGAAAACGAGGCGTAA
- the dusB gene encoding tRNA dihydrouridine synthase DusB, translated as MVTEKPKIGNIKLNGWAVLAPMAGVSDLPYRVIAMNHGAAMTTTEMVSAKGLYFNNEKTKNMLKIHEGEHPVTIQLFGSDPDIMAFAAKEVQKVGADIVDINMGCPMHKIVRNGEGSALMKNVSLAADIVKSIVRAVSVPVTVKMRIGWDEKSINCIELAQAVEEAGAAAITVHGRTRSEMYMGHAHWDVIKRVVESVAIPVFGNGDVVDGISAKRLMEETGCAGIAIGRAAWGNPWIFRSVNAYLQDGSILSEPTAGEKLRMAELHLKGLVIDKGEYVAVREMRAHASHYFRGLRKATELRRGIMKAQSEKEFIDLLHVYKKKYDL; from the coding sequence GTGGTTACGGAAAAGCCAAAAATAGGAAATATAAAGCTTAATGGTTGGGCAGTATTAGCCCCTATGGCAGGTGTCAGTGATTTGCCATATCGTGTTATAGCCATGAATCATGGTGCAGCTATGACAACAACAGAAATGGTAAGTGCTAAGGGGTTATATTTCAATAATGAAAAAACTAAAAATATGTTAAAAATTCATGAAGGAGAACATCCTGTAACTATCCAACTTTTTGGAAGTGATCCGGATATTATGGCTTTTGCAGCAAAAGAAGTTCAAAAAGTTGGGGCAGATATAGTGGATATCAATATGGGGTGTCCTATGCATAAAATAGTTAGAAATGGAGAAGGATCCGCTTTAATGAAAAATGTTTCTTTAGCAGCAGATATTGTAAAATCTATAGTTCGTGCAGTATCTGTTCCTGTAACAGTAAAAATGCGTATCGGATGGGACGAAAAATCTATCAACTGTATAGAACTGGCACAAGCAGTAGAGGAAGCCGGTGCTGCAGCTATTACTGTACATGGTAGAACTCGATCAGAAATGTACATGGGGCATGCACATTGGGATGTTATAAAAAGGGTCGTAGAATCTGTAGCTATTCCTGTATTTGGTAATGGAGATGTAGTAGACGGGATTTCAGCAAAACGACTTATGGAGGAAACCGGTTGTGCCGGTATTGCTATCGGTCGTGCTGCTTGGGGGAATCCTTGGATTTTTAGAAGTGTAAATGCTTATTTACAAGATGGAAGCATTCTTTCTGAACCAACTGCCGGAGAAAAATTAAGGATGGCGGAATTGCATTTAAAAGGGTTAGTCATTGATAAAGGTGAGTATGTAGCTGTACGAGAAATGCGAGCACATGCAAGTCATTATTTTCGTGGATTAAGAAAAGCAACCGAATTACGGCGAGGTATAATGAAGGCTCAATCTGAAAAAGAATTTATTGATTTATTACATGTGTATAAGAAAAAATATGACTTGTAA
- the ffh gene encoding signal recognition particle protein, giving the protein MPFENLGDRLRNAFKDLRGKGKLSPDDIDNALREVRKSLLEADVNFKVAKQFIANVREKALGEEVFGSLKPDQTVIKIVRDELTELLGGTSSKITISSTGLTVLMLVGLQGAGKTTTVGKLALRLKKQGKNPMLVACDVYRPAAIKQLQILGEQVKVPVFTIEGSNSPVEIARNALDEARKLGRDVVILDTAGRLTIDEELMEELRLIKSKVHPHEILLVLDSMTGQDAVTTASAFDESLGIDGTILTKMDGDARGGAALSIKSVTGKPIKLIGMSEKLDGGLEDFYPARMASRILDLGDLETLIDKAKTAIDEEEMQEAASKLSKGEFTLDDFLTQLHQIKKLGSLQSLLGLIPGMGKYKEALKDVDLDGKEMKHLEAIIYSMTPEERRKPEILNGSRRKRIADGSGTQIQDVNRMVKQFKEMKKQMKRMKNNKRMNSSLFGNGFSGMFHR; this is encoded by the coding sequence ATGCCATTTGAGAATTTAGGTGATCGGCTACGAAATGCGTTTAAAGATTTACGTGGAAAGGGAAAGTTATCTCCCGATGATATTGATAATGCACTTCGTGAAGTAAGAAAGTCTTTACTGGAAGCAGATGTCAATTTTAAAGTGGCAAAGCAATTCATTGCTAATGTGCGAGAAAAGGCTTTAGGAGAAGAAGTCTTTGGGAGTTTGAAACCGGATCAAACTGTTATAAAAATTGTACGTGATGAATTGACGGAATTATTGGGTGGTACATCCAGTAAAATTACAATTTCTTCTACGGGTCTTACAGTACTTATGCTTGTAGGATTGCAAGGGGCAGGTAAAACTACTACAGTCGGTAAGCTTGCGTTGCGATTAAAAAAGCAAGGCAAAAATCCAATGCTGGTAGCTTGCGATGTATATCGTCCTGCAGCTATTAAACAGTTGCAAATTCTTGGTGAACAAGTTAAAGTTCCTGTATTTACTATAGAAGGTAGCAATTCTCCGGTTGAAATAGCTAGAAATGCATTGGATGAAGCAAGGAAATTAGGCCGAGATGTGGTTATTCTTGATACAGCAGGAAGACTTACGATTGATGAAGAGTTGATGGAAGAACTTCGTCTTATAAAAAGTAAGGTTCATCCACATGAAATTTTATTGGTGTTAGATTCTATGACAGGGCAAGATGCAGTAACTACAGCATCTGCTTTTGATGAAAGTTTGGGTATTGATGGAACGATACTCACTAAGATGGATGGTGATGCAAGAGGCGGTGCAGCACTTTCCATTAAGAGTGTAACCGGTAAGCCTATCAAATTGATTGGGATGAGCGAGAAATTAGATGGCGGTTTAGAAGACTTCTATCCGGCTCGTATGGCTAGTCGTATTTTAGACTTAGGCGATTTGGAAACTTTAATTGATAAAGCTAAGACAGCTATTGATGAAGAAGAAATGCAAGAAGCAGCCTCTAAATTGTCTAAAGGAGAGTTTACTTTAGACGATTTTCTTACTCAGCTTCATCAAATAAAGAAATTAGGCTCGTTACAAAGTCTTTTAGGGCTTATTCCGGGAATGGGCAAATATAAAGAGGCATTAAAAGATGTGGATCTTGATGGAAAAGAGATGAAACATTTGGAAGCCATTATTTATTCTATGACCCCGGAAGAACGTAGAAAGCCTGAAATTTTAAATGGAAGTAGAAGAAAGCGAATTGCAGATGGCAGCGGTACTCAAATTCAAGATGTAAATCGTATGGTCAAGCAATTTAAAGAAATGAAAAAGCAAATGAAACGTATGAAAAATAATAAACGCATGAACTCATCCTTGTTTGGCAACGGCTTTTCAGGGATGTTCCATAGATAA
- a CDS encoding KH domain-containing protein, whose translation MKELVEVITKALVKDPDAVSVTIVQKGNMEVYQIHVAPEDMGKVIGRRGRIADAIRTVVKAGALKKGIKVAVDIV comes from the coding sequence ATGAAAGAATTGGTGGAAGTTATCACTAAGGCTCTCGTCAAAGATCCAGACGCTGTCTCGGTAACCATAGTTCAAAAGGGGAATATGGAGGTTTATCAAATCCATGTTGCCCCTGAGGATATGGGGAAAGTCATCGGCAGACGTGGTCGAATTGCAGATGCAATTCGAACTGTAGTCAAAGCAGGTGCTCTCAAAAAGGGCATTAAAGTAGCTGTTGATATTGTTTAA
- the rpsP gene encoding 30S ribosomal protein S16, translating into MLKIRLTRMGAKKNPFYRIVVIDSREARNGVPTETLGWYDPTKLDAPVQIDGEKAVYWLSKGAQPTDTVRSILKKNGILAKFAEAKK; encoded by the coding sequence ATGTTAAAAATTCGTTTAACTCGTATGGGTGCAAAGAAAAATCCATTCTATCGCATTGTTGTTATTGACTCTCGCGAAGCTCGTAATGGTGTTCCGACCGAAACTTTGGGTTGGTATGATCCAACTAAGTTGGACGCACCGGTACAGATTGATGGAGAAAAGGCTGTTTATTGGTTAAGCAAAGGTGCACAGCCAACAGACACTGTTCGTTCTATCTTGAAGAAGAATGGAATTCTTGCTAAGTTTGCAGAAGCAAAGAAGTAA
- the rimM gene encoding ribosome maturation factor RimM (Essential for efficient processing of 16S rRNA) — MKSDELIIIGRIVAPHGVRGDLRILPDTDRPSIYKKLKNIYIKGHIYDLLSARPHKNIYIVHLEGIDDRNMAETLVGETVEVPFSLLPKRPEGAIYYFELIGMTVVSDMGEVIGTLSQILETGANKVYAVKLPDGKEIYLPVIPSCVLNTDKEKRIITVKLPEWA; from the coding sequence ATGAAATCCGATGAATTGATAATTATCGGTCGAATCGTAGCCCCGCATGGTGTGCGGGGTGATTTGCGTATATTACCGGATACGGATCGACCATCTATTTATAAAAAATTAAAAAATATTTACATAAAAGGTCATATATATGACCTTCTTTCCGCACGTCCGCATAAAAACATCTATATTGTTCATTTAGAGGGAATAGATGATAGGAATATGGCTGAAACTTTAGTTGGTGAGACGGTAGAAGTACCATTTTCTTTACTTCCTAAACGTCCGGAAGGAGCCATTTACTATTTTGAACTTATTGGGATGACAGTTGTATCAGATATGGGGGAAGTTATAGGAACTCTTTCTCAAATATTGGAAACAGGTGCTAATAAAGTGTATGCAGTTAAACTGCCGGATGGTAAAGAGATATATCTCCCTGTAATTCCTTCTTGTGTGTTAAATACTGATAAAGAGAAGCGTATAATTACAGTGAAACTTCCAGAATGGGCATAG
- the ylxM gene encoding YlxM family DNA-binding protein: MLLTNIIKKGELLDCYGELLTKRQRDCLDLYYNENLTLAEIAEHFRISRQAVHDAMRHGEEQLAYYEKTLCLLYKKKEKQKALVNVKNILTETQLKKAEIWLELLSE; the protein is encoded by the coding sequence ATGTTGCTAACAAATATTATAAAAAAAGGCGAACTTCTAGATTGCTACGGAGAGCTTTTGACAAAAAGACAAAGAGATTGTTTGGATTTATACTATAATGAAAACTTGACATTGGCAGAAATTGCGGAACATTTTCGGATTTCAAGACAAGCTGTTCATGATGCTATGCGTCATGGAGAAGAGCAGCTTGCCTATTATGAAAAGACACTCTGTCTTCTTTACAAAAAAAAAGAAAAACAAAAAGCCCTTGTTAATGTAAAAAATATATTAACGGAAACACAACTAAAAAAAGCGGAAATATGGTTGGAACTATTATCAGAATGA
- a CDS encoding YlqD family protein: MDEMQILVPVTVKSKLTETLKNTLMNEIDQNLSRVEHDLSSLEFEANGKIAEQAKLNMQGVASLRAQFEQQKFQMTQVKEKLLADKEHLNKLTIGAEIVRPSMTRVVTLRVGDDMNQVLAGEILVEDGKVVAFRN, encoded by the coding sequence ATGGATGAAATGCAGATTCTCGTTCCTGTTACAGTTAAGTCTAAGTTAACAGAAACGTTGAAAAACACATTAATGAATGAAATTGACCAGAACCTCAGTCGTGTGGAACATGATTTGTCTAGTCTTGAATTTGAAGCTAATGGCAAGATTGCTGAACAAGCTAAGTTGAATATGCAGGGAGTAGCTTCTCTTCGTGCTCAGTTTGAACAGCAAAAATTTCAAATGACTCAGGTTAAGGAAAAACTTCTCGCAGATAAAGAACATCTTAATAAACTTACTATCGGCGCAGAAATTGTTCGTCCTTCTATGACTCGTGTAGTAACTCTTCGTGTAGGAGACGACATGAATCAAGTATTGGCTGGGGAAATTCTTGTAGAAGACGGAAAGGTTGTAGCTTTTCGCAATTAA
- the purM gene encoding phosphoribosylformylglycinamidine cyclo-ligase, translating into MNKKKKGLTYADAGVDIDAGEREVELIKDSVRSTYTSGVIGDLGGFGGLYSLKGDLTADPVLVSGTDGVGTKLRLAIDMDIHDTIGQDCVAMSVNDVLVQGARPLFFLDYIATGKLKPEHMAEIVKGVANACKESGCALLGGETAEMAGFYSKGDYDVAGFAVGIVDRADLITGEKVSVGDVILGLPSSGVHSNGYSLVRRIIKDEKLNLNKVYKNFDRSLGEVLLEPTRLYPKIVLPVISEYDVHALVHITGGGFYDNIPRVLPEGTRAVLDADKWPMLPIFPFLAKKGGVEAREMYRTFNCGLGMLLIANTEEAEKIKSILESINEPVYEVGTITEGNQDVVVTGGLFNE; encoded by the coding sequence ATGAATAAGAAGAAAAAAGGACTTACTTATGCAGATGCAGGGGTTGATATTGATGCAGGAGAAAGAGAAGTAGAGTTAATCAAAGATTCCGTACGTTCTACTTATACATCAGGCGTGATTGGTGATTTAGGTGGATTTGGTGGATTATATTCTCTAAAGGGAGATTTAACAGCTGATCCGGTTTTAGTATCCGGAACGGATGGAGTTGGAACTAAATTACGCTTGGCTATTGACATGGATATTCATGATACTATTGGACAAGATTGTGTAGCTATGAGTGTTAATGATGTATTAGTACAAGGGGCCAGACCTCTATTTTTCCTTGATTATATTGCAACCGGAAAATTAAAACCGGAGCATATGGCAGAAATTGTTAAAGGGGTTGCTAATGCATGCAAAGAGTCCGGATGTGCTTTGCTAGGTGGCGAAACTGCTGAAATGGCAGGGTTTTACAGTAAAGGTGATTATGATGTTGCAGGATTTGCGGTAGGAATTGTGGATCGAGCTGATTTAATTACCGGGGAGAAGGTATCAGTGGGAGATGTTATCTTAGGACTTCCTTCTTCCGGTGTGCATTCTAATGGATATTCTTTAGTTCGTCGTATTATTAAAGATGAAAAGTTAAATTTAAATAAAGTATATAAGAATTTTGATAGATCATTGGGCGAAGTACTTTTAGAACCTACACGACTTTATCCAAAGATAGTACTTCCGGTTATTAGTGAATATGATGTACATGCTTTAGTTCATATTACCGGTGGCGGGTTCTATGACAATATTCCACGTGTTTTACCGGAAGGGACTCGTGCGGTGTTAGATGCGGATAAGTGGCCGATGCTTCCTATATTCCCGTTCCTTGCAAAAAAAGGTGGAGTAGAAGCAAGAGAGATGTATCGAACATTTAACTGTGGATTGGGAATGCTTTTAATTGCGAATACAGAAGAGGCAGAAAAGATAAAATCTATCTTAGAATCTATTAATGAACCGGTTTATGAAGTGGGTACTATTACTGAAGGAAATCAAGATGTAGTAGTGACGGGTGGTTTGTTTAATGAGTAA
- a CDS encoding RNA methyltransferase — protein MAPVYIGLLHYPIYNKHMEIVTTALTNYDLHDISRTARTYNVSTYFIIHPIEKQREMAYRVMNHWKSGYGTQYNPDRKDAFITTELVSDLETAVNTIEKECGKKPIVVTTDARVYPNTVGYPFIRKKILEEENPIFILFGTGFGMTKEMMKNFDYILEPIYGGGEYNHLCVRSAVAIILDRLLGESWWK, from the coding sequence ATGGCACCAGTTTATATTGGGTTATTGCACTATCCAATTTATAATAAACATATGGAGATAGTAACAACGGCACTTACCAACTATGATCTTCATGATATATCCCGAACAGCGAGGACATATAATGTATCGACATACTTTATTATTCATCCTATAGAAAAACAGCGTGAAATGGCATATCGTGTCATGAATCATTGGAAAAGCGGTTATGGAACTCAATATAATCCGGATAGAAAAGATGCATTTATAACAACTGAATTAGTTTCCGATTTGGAAACAGCTGTAAATACGATTGAAAAAGAATGTGGAAAGAAACCGATTGTTGTTACTACAGATGCCAGGGTGTATCCTAATACAGTAGGATATCCCTTTATACGTAAAAAAATTTTGGAAGAAGAAAATCCAATATTTATTCTCTTCGGAACCGGATTTGGAATGACAAAAGAAATGATGAAAAATTTTGATTATATTCTTGAGCCAATTTATGGGGGTGGAGAATATAATCATTTATGTGTAAGAAGTGCGGTAGCTATTATCTTAGATCGTTTATTAGGGGAATCTTGGTGGAAATAA
- the purF gene encoding amidophosphoribosyltransferase, with amino-acid sequence MIYDYRPHEECGVFGIFDHERQAGLETYYGLFALQHRGQESAGITISDGKSMETFRGMGLVTEVFRQIPEKEGFIGIGHVRYSTTGSSVSSNIQPLQAEGINGSVAIAHNGNLTNTISLKTRLLQGGATFQTTMDTEVIIKLLARSKERRIEDQIKEVMSEIRGAYALVVCTNHSLYGVRDPLGYRPLVIGQTEKGWVLASETAALDLIDAQYYRDVQPGEIVTIDEEGLHSEWFEAYRPARLGMCSFEYIYFARPDSIINGQSVYEARLEMGRQLWKEAQFDGDVVMSVPDSGNVAARGYAEVSGIPYSVGLLKNKYMGRTFIKPGQKNREIAVRMKLNPIRCNVEGKRIVLIDDSIVRGTTSGIIVRLLKKAGAKEVNLLISSPPVCYPCYFGIDTAERKQLIGATHTLEEIRKFIGADRLQYLSEEGLARAISCIPKKDMCMACFNGDYPEVLDTEGQKKE; translated from the coding sequence ATAATTTATGATTATAGACCTCATGAAGAATGTGGTGTATTCGGGATTTTTGATCATGAACGGCAAGCAGGACTTGAAACCTATTATGGATTGTTTGCATTACAACACCGAGGACAAGAAAGTGCCGGAATTACTATTTCTGATGGAAAGAGTATGGAAACTTTTCGTGGAATGGGATTGGTTACAGAAGTTTTTAGACAAATACCGGAAAAAGAAGGATTTATTGGGATAGGTCATGTACGTTATAGTACTACGGGTTCCTCTGTTTCCAGTAATATTCAACCATTACAAGCAGAAGGTATTAATGGATCTGTTGCCATAGCACATAATGGAAATTTAACAAACACTATTTCATTGAAAACACGTTTGTTACAAGGTGGAGCTACTTTTCAAACTACTATGGATACAGAGGTTATTATTAAACTTCTGGCTCGCTCTAAAGAAAGACGAATTGAAGATCAAATTAAAGAAGTGATGAGCGAGATCCGTGGAGCATATGCTTTAGTCGTATGCACTAATCATTCACTCTATGGTGTTCGTGATCCATTGGGATATCGTCCCTTAGTTATTGGACAGACTGAAAAAGGCTGGGTTTTAGCATCTGAAACCGCTGCACTAGATCTTATCGATGCTCAATATTATAGAGATGTGCAGCCGGGAGAAATTGTAACTATTGATGAAGAGGGATTACATAGTGAATGGTTTGAGGCTTATCGTCCGGCACGATTAGGAATGTGTTCTTTTGAATATATATATTTTGCACGACCTGATTCTATTATTAACGGACAAAGTGTTTATGAAGCACGTCTTGAAATGGGAAGGCAGCTGTGGAAAGAAGCACAATTTGATGGAGATGTAGTTATGAGTGTTCCTGATTCGGGGAATGTAGCAGCGAGAGGTTATGCGGAAGTATCCGGAATTCCTTACTCTGTCGGTTTACTCAAAAATAAATATATGGGGCGTACTTTTATTAAGCCCGGTCAAAAAAATAGAGAAATAGCCGTACGAATGAAACTGAATCCTATTCGCTGTAATGTGGAAGGAAAACGAATTGTACTGATTGATGATTCGATTGTTCGTGGTACTACAAGTGGAATTATTGTCCGATTATTAAAAAAAGCAGGAGCTAAAGAAGTAAATTTACTGATTAGTTCTCCACCGGTATGTTATCCTTGTTATTTCGGTATAGATACAGCAGAGAGGAAACAGTTAATTGGCGCTACACACACGTTGGAAGAGATTAGAAAATTTATTGGGGCGGATAGATTACAATATTTGTCAGAAGAAGGTCTAGCAAGAGCTATTTCCTGTATACCTAAAAAAGATATGTGCATGGCATGTTTTAATGGAGATTATCCGGAAGTATTAGATACAGAAGGGCAGAAAAAAGAGTAA
- a CDS encoding phosphoribosylaminoimidazolesuccinocarboxamide synthase, producing MKQYKPYKEGKVRELYDLEDSLVMVCTDRISAFDKILETDIPEKGDVLNYMSKFWFNLTKDIIPNHMLSVDTKDMPEFFQTDWFAKRSMKTLKLDMIPVECIVRGYITGSGWESYKMDGHVCGISLPEGLKECQKLPEALFTPSTKAPVGEHDMNISMEEGAVWLDKFFPGKGKEYMEKLRDLSLALYKKCADYALEKGIIIADTKFEFGLNEKGEFILGDEILTPDNSRFWPLKGYEVGRGQPSYDKQFVRDYLKENPTDALPKEIIEKTIGKYKEAYELLTGEQF from the coding sequence ATGAAACAGTACAAGCCCTATAAAGAAGGAAAAGTTAGAGAATTATACGATTTAGAAGATAGTTTAGTTATGGTGTGTACCGATCGTATTTCCGCTTTTGATAAAATATTGGAAACAGATATCCCTGAAAAGGGCGATGTATTAAACTATATGTCCAAGTTTTGGTTTAATTTAACTAAAGATATTATTCCTAATCATATGCTTTCTGTTGACACAAAGGATATGCCTGAATTTTTTCAAACAGACTGGTTTGCAAAACGTAGCATGAAGACTTTAAAGCTGGATATGATTCCTGTAGAATGTATTGTTCGCGGGTATATTACCGGTAGCGGTTGGGAAAGTTATAAAATGGATGGACATGTATGTGGTATTTCATTACCTGAAGGCCTTAAAGAGTGCCAAAAACTTCCTGAAGCATTATTTACTCCCAGTACTAAAGCACCGGTGGGTGAGCATGATATGAATATTTCCATGGAAGAAGGGGCTGTTTGGTTAGATAAATTCTTTCCGGGTAAAGGAAAAGAATATATGGAAAAATTAAGAGATCTTTCTTTAGCATTGTATAAAAAATGTGCTGATTATGCTTTAGAAAAAGGAATTATCATAGCAGATACTAAATTTGAATTTGGACTTAATGAAAAAGGAGAATTTATTCTAGGTGATGAAATATTGACACCGGATAATTCTCGTTTCTGGCCACTAAAAGGTTATGAAGTTGGTAGAGGTCAACCGTCTTATGATAAACAATTTGTGCGAGATTATTTGAAAGAAAATCCGACAGATGCGCTTCCAAAAGAAATTATTGAAAAGACCATTGGTAAATATAAAGAAGCATATGAATTATTAACTGGAGAACAATTTTAA
- the purE gene encoding 5-(carboxyamino)imidazole ribonucleotide mutase has product MHVAIVMGSDSDLSVMKKAVEILNQFEVTYDVALASAHRTPEKLIDFVETQEEKGVAVFIAGAGMAAALPGVVASLTTKPVIGVPLSGNTLDGMDALLSIVQMPSGMPVATVAIDGAKNAALLAVQMGALSDAVLCDQYKAYRNNMAKSIYEKDKTIQEKLKD; this is encoded by the coding sequence ATGCATGTTGCAATAGTAATGGGAAGTGATTCGGATCTTTCTGTAATGAAAAAAGCGGTTGAGATTTTAAATCAATTTGAAGTGACATATGATGTAGCATTAGCATCCGCACATCGAACACCGGAGAAACTGATTGATTTTGTAGAAACACAAGAAGAAAAAGGAGTAGCTGTTTTTATTGCCGGTGCCGGTATGGCAGCGGCACTTCCTGGTGTAGTTGCAAGTCTTACTACTAAGCCTGTTATAGGAGTTCCTCTTTCCGGTAATACATTGGATGGAATGGATGCGTTATTATCGATTGTTCAAATGCCAAGCGGTATGCCGGTTGCTACTGTAGCTATTGATGGTGCTAAAAATGCAGCTCTTTTAGCGGTTCAAATGGGTGCATTATCAGATGCGGTATTGTGTGATCAATATAAGGCGTATCGAAATAATATGGCAAAAAGTATTTATGAAAAAGATAAAACAATACAAGAAAAGTTAAAAGATTAA